In Numenius arquata chromosome 17, bNumArq3.hap1.1, whole genome shotgun sequence, a genomic segment contains:
- the SLC25A19 gene encoding mitochondrial thiamine pyrophosphate carrier: MVGYDPEAKCVSTAEAAAAGSASGFVTRVLVSPLDVIKIRFQLQIEQLSSKSPGAKYHGILQAVQRIFQEEGLRAFWKGHVPAQFLSVGYGAVQFMAFESLTKLVHNVTSYDARDSFVHFVCGGLAACTATVTVQPVDTLRTRFAAQGEPKIYRNLRHAVVTMYQTEGPRTFYRGLTPTIIAIFPYAGLQFSFYNILQQFSEWVIPTEGKKGGNVKNLVCGSCAGIISKTLTYPFDLFKKRLQVGGFEHARAAFGQVRRYRGLLDCVRQIMREEGPGGFFKGLSPSLLKAAVSTGLIFFWYELFCSLLCALKSPDSTARKEG; the protein is encoded by the exons ATGGTGGGCTATGACCCCGAGGCCAAGTGCGTCTCCACGgcagaagcagctgcagcaggaTCAGCATCTGGCTTCGTCACTCGGGTCCTTGTCAGTCCCTTGGATGTCATCAAGATCCGCTTTCAG CTTCAGATCGAGCAGCTCTCCTCCAAAAGCCCAGGGGCTAAGTATCATGGCATCTTGCAAGCTGTACAGCGCATCTTCCaggaagagggattgagagccTTCTGGAAGGGCCATGTTCCTGCTCAGTTCCTTTCAGTTGGCTACGGAGCCGTTCAG TTCATGGCGTTTGAAAGCTTGACAAAACTGGTGCACAACGTCACCTCGTATGATGCCCGCGATTCCTTTGTGCACTTCGTCTGTGGAGGACTGGCTGCTTGCACGGCCACTGTCACAGTTCAGCCTGTCGACACGCTGCGCACCCGCTTTGCTGCTCAGGGTGAGCCTAAG ATCTATCGCAACCTTCGCCATGCAGTGGTGACGATGTACCAGACAGAAGGGCCTCGGACTTTCTATAGAGGTTTGACCCCAACAATCATTGCTATCTTCCCATATGCTGGTCTCCAGTTCTCCTTCTACAACATCCTGCAACAGTTTTCTGAATGGGTGATTCCAACTGAAGGCAAGAAAGGAG GCAACGTTAAAAACCTTGTTTGTGGCAGCTGCGCTGGAATCATCAGCAAAACCCTCACTTACCCTTTTGACCTGTTCAAAAAACGACTGCAAGTGGGGGGCTTTGAGCATGCCCGGGCAGCCTTTGGGCAG GTACGGAGGTATAGGGGTCTCCTGGACTGTGTAAGGCAGATCATGCGAGAGGAAGGCCCGGGTGGATTCTTTAAGGGCCTTTCGCCCAGCTTGCTGAAGGCTGCTGTCTCTACTGGCCTTATCTTCTTTTGGTATGAGCTGTTCTGCAGCCTCCTGTGTGCCCTGAAGAGCCCTGACAGCACTGCGAGGAAGGAGGGCTGA